The Blastopirellula marina genome has a window encoding:
- the groL gene encoding chaperonin GroEL (60 kDa chaperone family; promotes refolding of misfolded polypeptides especially under stressful conditions; forms two stacked rings of heptamers to form a barrel-shaped 14mer; ends can be capped by GroES; misfolded proteins enter the barrel where they are refolded when GroES binds) yields MAKIIAFDQEAREAIRRGVSKLAKAVKTTLGPKGRNVIIQKSFGSPTVTKDGVTVAKEIELEDVYENMGAQMVREVASKTSDVAGDGTTTATLMAEAIFNEGLKAVVAGVNPVQMKAGIEKAVNAITAELNGMAIPIKKKEEMANVGAIASNNDREIGELLADAMEKVGKDGVITVDEGKSLATEVEWVEGMQFDRGYLSPYFVTNPTSMQVELDDAYVLVFEKKISNIKDLVPVLEAVVQQSKPLLIIAEDVDGEALATLVINRLRGTFVCAAVKAPGYGDRRKAMMEDIAILTGGTAIFESLGIKLENLGLAELGRAKKVIIDKDNTTIIEGAGDTQNIKDRIAQIRREIDNSTSDYDKEKLEERLAKLAGGVAKVNVGAATESEMKEKKARVEDALHATRAAAAEGILPGGGVALLRASSKVKPDGLSHDEEIGFNIVIRACRAPITTIATNAGKDGSIICEKILDSKGNQGYNALTDTYEDLVKSGVIDPAKVTKTALANAASVATLLLTSDALIAEKPKADKKGGHSHDDMY; encoded by the coding sequence ATGGCAAAGATCATCGCCTTTGATCAGGAAGCACGCGAAGCCATCCGTCGCGGCGTATCCAAGTTGGCGAAAGCCGTCAAAACGACCCTCGGCCCCAAGGGTCGTAACGTCATCATCCAGAAATCCTTTGGCAGCCCAACCGTCACCAAGGACGGCGTGACCGTGGCCAAGGAAATCGAACTGGAAGACGTCTACGAAAACATGGGCGCTCAGATGGTTCGTGAAGTTGCCAGCAAGACGAGCGACGTCGCTGGCGACGGTACCACCACCGCCACGCTGATGGCCGAAGCGATCTTCAACGAAGGTTTGAAGGCCGTTGTCGCCGGTGTGAACCCAGTTCAAATGAAGGCCGGTATCGAAAAGGCCGTCAACGCCATCACCGCCGAACTGAACGGCATGGCGATTCCGATCAAGAAGAAGGAAGAAATGGCCAACGTTGGTGCCATCGCTTCGAACAACGATCGCGAAATTGGCGAACTGCTGGCCGACGCCATGGAAAAGGTCGGTAAGGACGGCGTCATCACCGTCGACGAAGGCAAGTCGCTTGCCACCGAAGTCGAATGGGTTGAAGGGATGCAGTTCGATCGCGGCTACCTGTCCCCTTACTTCGTCACCAACCCGACCAGCATGCAGGTCGAACTGGACGACGCTTACGTTCTGGTCTTCGAAAAGAAGATTAGCAACATCAAGGACCTGGTTCCGGTTCTGGAAGCTGTGGTTCAGCAGAGCAAGCCGCTGTTGATCATCGCGGAAGACGTTGACGGCGAAGCTTTGGCAACGCTAGTGATCAACCGCCTGCGTGGTACGTTCGTTTGTGCCGCCGTTAAGGCTCCTGGCTACGGCGACCGCCGCAAGGCCATGATGGAAGACATTGCCATCCTGACCGGTGGTACGGCCATCTTCGAAAGCCTGGGCATTAAGCTGGAAAACCTCGGTCTGGCCGAACTCGGTCGCGCCAAGAAGGTGATCATCGACAAAGACAACACGACGATCATCGAAGGTGCCGGCGATACCCAGAACATCAAGGATCGTATCGCTCAGATCCGCCGCGAAATCGATAACTCGACCAGCGACTACGACAAGGAAAAGCTGGAAGAACGTCTGGCCAAGCTCGCCGGTGGCGTTGCTAAGGTCAACGTCGGTGCCGCGACCGAAAGCGAAATGAAGGAAAAGAAGGCCCGCGTCGAAGACGCTCTGCACGCTACCCGTGCTGCTGCCGCCGAAGGCATCCTGCCGGGTGGTGGTGTTGCTCTGCTGCGTGCTTCGTCGAAGGTTAAGCCAGATGGCTTGTCGCATGACGAAGAAATCGGCTTCAACATCGTTATCCGCGCTTGCCGTGCTCCGATCACCACGATCGCCACCAACGCCGGTAAAGATGGCAGCATCATCTGCGAAAAGATCTTGGACTCGAAGGGCAACCAGGGTTACAACGCTCTGACCGACACCTACGAAGACCTGGTCAAGTCGGGCGTCATCGACCCAGCCAAGGTTACCAAGACCGCCCTGGCCAACGCCGCTTCGGTCGCTACCTTGCTGCTGACCAGCGATGCTTTGATCGCTGAAAAGCCGAAGGCTGACAAGAAGGGTGGCCACAGCCACGACGACATGTACTAA